Proteins from a genomic interval of Phenylobacterium sp. LH3H17:
- a CDS encoding DUF2188 domain-containing protein — translation MATRDAFIRAVFTVARHDDKWAVEHEGQYFDHSIDKEEAKAAANRRARAAQDAGRPCQVRVTGEHGFFAAA, via the coding sequence ATGGCCACCCGCGACGCATTCATCCGAGCCGTCTTCACCGTGGCGCGTCATGACGACAAGTGGGCCGTGGAACACGAAGGCCAGTACTTCGATCATTCCATCGACAAGGAAGAGGCCAAGGCCGCCGCCAATCGCCGCGCGCGCGCCGCCCAGGATGCCGGCCGGCCGTGCCAGGTCCGGGTCACCGGCGAGCACGGCTTCTTCGCCGCCGCCTGA